The stretch of DNA CGTGACTTTGGTGATGATGAAAGGTCCTTCCTATCTTGAGTTGAGTTTGTGTAGGCCTGTCTCATCTTGTATTCTGCGTAGGACCATGTCTCCGACGTTGAAAGATCTTGACTGGATGTTGCGATCGTGATATCTTCGCATGTTTTGGAGATATCGAGTTGATCGTAACAGTGTGTTGCATCTTATCTCATCGAGCGAGTCCAGTTCTAGTTGTTGGCTCCCATCGGCTTCTGCTGAGTCATACATCTCTAGTCGAGGTGACTTCCACATGACGTCTGCCGGCAGTATTGCTTCAGAGACGTAAACTAGGAAGAAAGGTGTTTGACCTGTGGCTCTGCTAGGTTGGGTGCGTAGCCCCCAGATTACCAATGGAAGTTTGGCTAGCCGTTTGCCTCCTTTGTTGCTTGTAGAATCGAAGATCCTTTTCTTTAAGCCGTCAATTATCAGTCCATTGATGCGTGCCACTTGGCCGTTGGCTCTGGGGTGTGCGACTGATACATATTTGATGTCAATGCTAGAGTTCTCACAATAATCCCAGAATTCTTGTGAAGTGAAGTTTGATCCAAGGTCAGTTATGATTGTGTTGGGGAAACCGAATCTGTGGAGTATCTCACTTATGAACTCGACTGCacgatctgatgagatcttcttGATTGGCTTGACTTCGATTGGATACTTCAAAGAGAATTTGAAAAACATATTTGAGTTGCTCTCCTTTTGGAGAGATGAAAAGtacgcctgctcctcctccgcccaatTTCAGagagccatcgaagtacatggtccagtgaTCTGATATGGATGGTGGAGTAGGTACTTGGTATAGTTTATGTTCTGACTGAAGGCTGGGAACCGGTCGGTTTCATCTGTATGCCGTCCATAGCGCTTAGCATTGATGAAATCGCGCGCGTCCTCCTGAAAACGGTCATGAATCCTCGAAGGGCCGGCATGATGACTCTCGTCATGGAATCTGGGCCTGGGTTGGCCACGCGGGTTGTTGTATCTGTCAACTTCCTGGTGGTCCTTCTGTTTAGCAGGAATTCGACTGTTGTGAGAAGCAAACGGAGCTGGATTCTGTCTTCCAACCTGACGCAAGGCATCTCTGGTCAAAGCGTTGAATTTCACGGTTCTGAGGGGTGTCTGGCAAGGCCTGCATCAATATAGCTGCCTCAGCCAAGTTGATCAGAGGACTGTTGAAAGCGTTATCGGCTGCTTCATCCAGATCTTGCTGCAGGTTTTGCGGTCCATGTGGAGCCGGAGCGCGCTGAGCTCGAGCAGTTGCATTCCTTTTGtgaatggcgcggcggcggttgcgTTGTCACCGGCTTTCCTTGTTTTGTTGGGACTCGTCTTACGAAGCGTTGACTGACAGCTCGTCGTCTGAAATTTGATCCAGACTCTCGTTGGCGTACCGATCAACCTGAGAGCCAAGTGCACTTTCATCTCCCTAAAGTGAAATGTACACTTGTCTATCCGGAGTTGAGTGGGTCGAGCTGTAATCGACCAGAGCATTGTCGCCAATTTCCTCTCCTCTGAACGGAGAAAGAGGTCTGCCAGGTTGATAAGGCAAATCTCGAAGGCAAGCTACCATCCGAGCATTGTTGACAtcataggtgggtttcaagctcTTCCAGAAGATGGCTCGGTTCTGCGGTGTGGCCAGGATGGTTAAGCTTCGGCAACCGAGTGAGTCCGAGTCGAAGTCGAGGTTGTCGTCTGAGTCTGGGTAGGAGTCGAATAGGGGAAGAGTCCGAGTCCCGGTCCGGTCCATCTGGCGGAAGGGTGCCAAATACGTCATGGCCGAGTTCTTCAGACCGAAGGGAAAACGAGACGGTGTCGGGTCCGACAAGGACAAGTTATCAACTTCCTTAGCGATTTCGGAAAGAAGGGTTTTTGGCGAAAGTGATTTCGCCGAGTTGTTCTTGTCGGGGTGTCTTCGCGCTCACGGGGTCGATCAGATGGATCGAAAAACCTCCTGATCCGTTAGCGATGCAGACCCATGAGCCGAACACGAAGGTGGTTCCAGCGTCGATCGCTGGAAGGCCGAATTTGAAGGATGCCATAGAATTCTTTCGATGATCTTTGGCGAggggccccacggtgggcgccagctgtcggtgttttaccgtcgggttctccgagggggatcccgaggagagtggttatgagtagggactcgccgagatcagaatgtgatggtgcaaggaacataaggatttagacaggttcaggccaccggagcataataccctacgtcctgtgtggttgtttgtactccctctggtattgttcgatgtctcggaggggtccctgccctcCCTTATATAATCCGGGGGGAtatggttacatggaaagtcctagcagAGTACTgttagagtcctactccaatgaggtcgagtagtttccatgtactTAGCTAGTCCTACTactgtacgagtagttacaaagAGGTAAGGCATATTCCATGTgctatctcttactctagaatattccacgcctgtgagcagtcccactgccccgggtctgacagattATGGATAATATTGTGAAACTTCATGGATTGCCATCATCTATAGTAATTGATCGGGACAAAATATTTATCAGTGCCTTTTGGAAGGAGTTGTTCAAGCTTTAGAACGTCACTCTACAGCTCAGTACTGCATACCACCCACAAACCGATGGACAGACTGAGCGTGTCAATCAGTGTTTGGAGATGTATCTCCGTTGTGCAGCTCATGACTCTCCCAAAAAAAGGCATTCCTGGCTGTCTCTAGCAGAATTGTGGTACAATTCCTCCTATCACTCATCCTTGAATTGCTCTCCATTCAAGACATTGTATGGCTATGAGCCACAGATTGGTGCTCTGTCTCAGATACCAGAAAATGTCACATCATTAGTGGTCGAAATGGCAACAGAAAGGCAGCTGCAGTTGGAGGCCCTTAAAACTCATCTCTGTAATGCCCAGAACCATATGAAAACCCAAGCTGACAAGAAGAGAGTTGACAGGCAGTTCTATGTGGGAGATCAGGTACTACTGAAGCTCCAACCTTATGCACAATCTTCGGTGGTTAACCATCCATTTCCAAAGTTGGCTTTCAAGTTCTTTGGTCCATACAAAGTGCTAGAACGAGTGGGTCCTGCACCATACCGTTTGGGGTTGCCTGCTGGCAGTCAAGTTCATCCGATGTTTCACATATCCCAGCTAAAGCCTTTCAATTCCAACTACTCTCCCATTTACTCTGAATTGCCACTGTTATCAGATCTTAGTGCTGTAGATCTTGTTCCAGAAGCTGTTCTCACTCGCCGCCTCGTCAAGAAGGGCAACCGTGCTATTCCCCAGGTACTGATCAAGTGGACACATCTTCCTTCTACTTCAGCTACCTGGGAGGATTTCTACGTGGTGCAATAGAGGTTTTTGTCGTTGCTTGCATAGGGACAAGCAAGATCTACAGCGGGGGGAGATGTCACGCCGGCAACAGAATGAAGGCGGGAAACATCAAGAAGTGTTTAACGGCGTGCGTCCATCGTCCACCTGCGTGTGGCGCGTGAGTGTGTGGGGCCCAAGGGCAGTTGTCGTGTACGAGAGAACTAAGCAAAAATTGAATCTAAAATGAACTTGTGAAGGAGTCAGAGGTTCTTGCTCCTCCCCAAGTTATCCCCGGTATCCGATCTGCGCATCTCTCTCACGTCTCCCCAAGTTTATACTATGTAACTAGCTATTTTTTCAAATACATTTAATGCTCCgtgtatgtgtccaaaaattcgatgtgacgggtattgTAGGAAATTTTTAGAGAACTAAACAATGTCTCCGTTCGCGGTCTTGTTCTTTGgcgtaatttttttaaaaaagatttttgttattttagagtactaaataaaatctatttataaaattttttgcacaaatggtttgtaaatcgcgagatgaatctaatgagcataattaatccataattagcgaatgttactgtagcattaatgttgcaaattataaattaagtaggctcattagatttgtcgcacgatttacaactcatctaagTAAAAAGCTTTGTagacaaattttatttaatattctatgcatgtgtttaaatattcgatgtgacagattttagagtatttttttttatctaaaCACGGCATTTGAATCTAGAATTCAAAAAGAAGAGATTTCTTTATGATCAATACTCTTTCCACTTGCAAGGGTGTCTTTGAGAGGTTTCTTGCACAAGGAACAGGGGTAACCCTGGGCACAAAATATCGAGAACCGAATACCGAACCGAAATTAccgagaaccgaaccgaaatTACCGAAACTGAAATATTCGGTTCCTATTTCGGTTCTGAGTTTTCAGGAACTGGATTACTGAGATAAATACCGAAACCGAACCGAGTTTACCGAACTTACATGAAATGTGATAAGTTTGAGTGTTGTTATATTATTGATTGTACTATTGTAGACTACTATATTACATATTTTTGGCACTCACACTTATGGTCATGTGGGCTTTTATAGGTTTTTATATTTTGCACTATTGTTATCTATGAAATGATGTTAAAATTAGTCTTTGAACCTGCTATTACATCCTCTCAGTGATAAGTTCGGTACTGTTCGGTAAATACCGAAACCGAACCAAATTTACCGATATCGAATTTTCTCGGTACCGAGTTTTTTTAGGAACCGATCGGTACCAATTTCTGAGGAACCGAATTTGCAATggaaccgaagaaccgaaccgatcggttcggtatGTACCAAATGCCCAGGGCTAAATGGGGGAGCCAGAGCTAATGTAAGCGGAGCTAGTATTTCTTTTAGCTCCGTCGACTCCACATTCTTGAATGTAAAGCTGTTTCTATTGCTTTCTTAACCTCCGAGTGGAGCCGCTTGAATGGTCcctgatgtcgcctagagggggtgaatagccGTTTCTGCAAAATTCTTCAAAAACTTGAAAGAAATCAGTCCTGACCGGAAATGTTCGGTAGGCACCGGAAATTTCCGGTAGAGCTAGCAAAATTTCCGGTGGCTATCAGAAATTTCTGGTGACTCAGCTCGAACACATATCTAAGTCAATTAACAAGAAATGAGGACAAAAGAGTAAGTAGATTTGTTACTTGTGGTGCGACGACCGTGAAAAATAAGTTTCCTGCATCAAAAACTTCACAAACAAGTAAATTGAAGCAAAACAAGCTTGAGGACACGTTGAACACCAAGGACTCGGAGGATAGCGATTTGTTTACCGAAATTCGGTTCCACAAGTGAAACCTACGTATCCGTTGAGGCACCCAAAAAAGGTCACTTACTATGATGCTATTGGAGTACAAACTTTCCGAGACACCACACGCTTGGGTGCTCCCGGCGACATCTAGCCATCTAGGAATCCAAGATTACAAGAGTAATAAGCACCACAAATCGAATCGACGAAGACCTGAAGTGCTCAAACTCAACTTGCATCACGAGCACTCTCTCACTTGGTTTCTCACTCACTTCACTATTTGCTTTGCAAAGAATGCTCACGAGTGAAGCTAGAGTAGAGGAACTGAGCTCAAGAGAGATTTTCTAACTTAGGGTTTGTTGGGACAAGAGCAGCAACAGTAACAAACCGAGtaaggggtatatatagaacCACGGGTCAAAAGTGACCGTTACTCAGTGTTTGGGGGAAATATCTGGTATACCCACGGTCAATATTTAAAAAGGCGTCAGGCAGTTTTTAGACGGTTACTCATTGCCTAGAGCTTAGGCGTGCCTATACGAACCTAGGCGTTTCAAGACGGTTTGCTAAGCGCcgtatacatacatatatcttGTCATATGCATCATAATATATctctaaaagaaaagaaaagcaaaggacCACTAAGCCTTGACTCCAAAAATAAGCCCATCAGCCCAATATCTTATTTTTCAATGCATATTTTGAACTTTGCAATATTAGCCTAACAAAACCCGCCACTAAGGCCGTCCACAACGGGCCGAGCAAACTCAGGAGCATCTCCTCCTCGATTTCCACGCCccctctgtctacagtgccaaacagtacatctacagtgccaaacagtacatttgctccttcatttgctcTTCTCGCTGTGGACAGTCTAAGAACTACTACATGTCCAAATACATAGATATTTCCCTAACATGGATGATCGACCGTCTTCTTGGACCCAAAATGCATCTGAAACAACGATTCGCTGACTTCAAATCCTACCGGATCACAAAACCTGAGGtcccgtttagtttccaaaaaaatttctacagtatctatcacatcaaatttttgagcacatgcatagagtattaaataaagttgaaaaaataactaattacacagtctaactgattagcacgagatgaatcttttaaacctaattagtctataattatatattatttgtcaagtaacaacaaaatatgcaaCAGTACCAAAaacctagtttttttttcaccaactaaacacaacctgATAAAATTTCCGTTCAAAATGAGAACCTTTGTAcgcttttcaaaagaaaaacaaagaacTTTACGAAATTACGATGGCAGTAATGCATTGAAGTTCCTGCCATTTATGAGCCACCCTCCACCTAGTGCGCAGTTGCCAACACTCATCGATGATCGATGGGATGGAGGCCCTGCAGACGAAGCAAACGCGGGTCACAGGCTCATCAGAGCAGTGGTGGAGTGATCTGAAGTGGGAACCATTCAAAGCACTAGGAGAATCCAAGGCTGctattgtttcaaaaaaaaaaagaatccaaGGCCGCTAGAGCCTGAGGTCCTATGCGGTTTTTCAACTCCTTGATCCCAGTGGCCATCCCTACTCCCTAAAATCCACCCGACTACTCGTAAAGAAGAGGATAGCTTGTACAGTCCATGACAAACAAACAGGCCAGGTGATCAAAAGAAAGTGCAAGCTTTAGGCCACGTACAACGCACCGTCGAGAGCTGTCGACTTGCttccgttttttacaaaaatcccCCCACGGAGCAGCAGTTACTCCCGACCCGTCGCCACATCTGTCTACGACCCCGTCTCGTGCTCCCAGGCGAAACGGCGACAATAGCGCCCGTTGTACGGCGCCACTGCGGGGAGTCGACGGAGGCCGGGATCCAGTGCGCGGTGGTGGATTCGTTTCGCGCCCAAGGTTGGCGTCTTTCTCTCCCGCGAAAATCCCTTCTGCGCTCTCCCTCAAATACTCCCTGTGTGTCCTCCCCATCCAACCCTAGCTTCTATTCCGGCCACCATGTCGCGGCAgaaacgggcggcggcggcggcggcaatgcaAAATCTGCTGAAGGTGGATGCGGCTCGGGTGCGCAAGGCAGCCGCGACGCAATCGCGGAAGGATGTGGCGGCGCCGATGCGGAAGGCCCCGGGGCAAGTTCGGGATTGGGCGGCGCCGATGCGGAAGCAGAGGACTTCGGGCGTAGCGGCGCATGTGCCGGAGCAGAGGACTTTGGGCGGAGCGGCGCTTGTGGGTGCATATGGCTCCGGCAGCTTCTTCAATGGGGGCGCCGACGGTTTCTTTGGCAGTGGTGGACAGAACCCCATTCAGCCATGGATGTCTCAGTCTTCGGATCCTTCAACATGGTAATACTCGATGTTACTCAATTTTTGGCTTATTTGATCTAGTATATTTCTTTCTGTAAGGCAATGACCTTGTTCAGTACAGTTTGCTCTTTGCTCTGCACGCTGCACACTTTGCTCTGCTTTCAGTATTCAGTATTCTTTCAGTCAATCCATTACACTTCCTGGTTGCAGGGGTCAAAATGCAACACCTCCTGGAAGAATTGTCCAAAAGCATGGGCTGGCATGTTCACTCGTGGTGACAAAGGAAAACCTACCATGATCCTTGAGGCGGTAGCATCTCGCGACCTTCGTATATGGCATGCTTTTTTCGGTACTGCTGGGTCTCAAAATGATATCCAAGTGTTAAACAAGTCACCATTATTCATTCAAGCGATAAAAGGAGAAGCCCCCCGAGTGAATTATATTGTAAATGGAACGCAGTATGACATGGGTTACTATCTTGCCGATGGGATATATCCTGAGTGGGCAGCCTTTGTGAAGACAATAAAAAAGCCCCAAACGGAGAAATATAAATTATTTGCGCAGCGACAAGAAGGGGCAAGGAAGGATGTCGAGTGCGCATTTGGTGTGTTGC from Panicum virgatum strain AP13 chromosome 9K, P.virgatum_v5, whole genome shotgun sequence encodes:
- the LOC120648600 gene encoding uncharacterized protein LOC120648600, with the translated sequence MSRQKRAAAAAAMQNLLKVDAARVRKAAATQSRKDVAAPMRKAPGQVRDWAAPMRKQRTSGVAAHVPEQRTLGGAALVGAYGSGSFFNGGADGFFGSGGQNPIQPWMSQSSDPSTWGQNATPPGRIVQKHGLACSLVVTKENLP